CAATACCCACCCCTGGCGCCGCCCCAAGTACAACCCCTGCGCACGGCACTTGAACCGGGTATTTGGGGCCTGCAACATTAACACCTCACAACACCTTTTCTTTGCCTTAAAGGCGGTTATAATTCCCCTATTGCGCCTACATCTTGTGTTGGCGCGAACCGATACCCACTATATCTTGTGTTTTGGCCCGTCTTTAACACAGGTGGGTTTGCACTCATTCACCCGACTATTATTTGGAAATGCGCGGCCTGAACCGGCTTTATAACCGGCCGCGCACCGAAGGAGCTTGTTATGCTGGACACATCAAGAGACACCGAAACCGGCGACAGCATGTTGCTTGGCGCTCCGCCCGCCCGAAAGCCGCGCGCCCGGAAGCCTGCTGCCCGCCGTGGAATAACGGTCCGACGCTTCTTTACGGAGCCGGACACCCATCCTTTCGACGAACTCGAATGGGAGGTGCGGTCCGCCGCCATAACGGATGAGACCGGCCAGGTCATCTTCGAGCAGAAGGATGTCGAGATGCCGATGGGGTGGTCCCAACTGGCCACGAATGTCGTCGTCTCGAAGTATTTCAAGGGCCCGATCGGCACGCCGGAGCGGGAGCGCAGCCTGAAGCAGTTGATCCGGCGTGTGGCCGGCACGATCACGCGATGGGGCACCGAGCAAAACTATTTCGCGCAGGTCGATGACGCGGAGGCATTTGAGACCGAACTGACGCATCTGCTGGTGAACCAGTACGCCGCATTCAACAGCCCGGTCTGGTTCAACGTGGGCGTCGAGGAGCACCCTCAGTGCAGCGCGTGCTTCATCCAGAGCGTGAAAGATGATATGGGAAGCATCATGGACCTCGCGAAGAACGAGGTGATGCTGTTCAAGTACGGGTCCGGCACCGGATCCAACCTCAGCTCGCTGCGGTCGAGCAAGGAGCACCTGGTCGGCGGCGGCACCGCCAGCGGCCCCGTGTCGTTCATGCGCGGCTACGACAGTTTCGCGGGCGTCATCAAATCCGGCGGCAAGACGCGCCGCGCAGCGAAGATGGTCATCCTCAACGTCGATCACCCCGATATCGAGGAGTTCATCAAGTGCAAGGCCGAGGAAGAGAAGAAGGCCTGGGCGCTCATTGACGCCGGCTACGACGGCGGATTCAACGTGCCCGGCGGGGCCTATGACAGCGTCCAGTTCCAGAATGCCAACAACAGCGTACGCGCCTCGGACGAGTTCATGCGCGCCGTGGAAACGGACGGGCCGTGGACAACGCACTACGTGACCAACGGCGAACCGAACGGCACATTCCGCGCGAGGGAACTGATGGGCAAAATCGCCGATGCCGCCTGGATCTGCGGCGATCCCGGCATCCAGTTCGACACCGTGATCAACGACTGGCACACCTGCCCGAACACGGACCGCATCCACGCGTCCAACCCGTGCTCCGAGTACATGTTCCTGAACGACAGCGCCTGCAACCTCGCCAGCCTCAACCTGATGAAATTCCGCGACGACGACGGCCTGTTCGACGTGGAAGCCTTCTGCCACGCGGTCAGCATCCTGATCCTCGCGCAGGAGATCATCGTCGATGAAGCCAGCTATCCCACGCCGGCCATCGGGAAGAACAGCTCCGATTACCGGCCGCTGGGCCTCGGCTACGCTAACCTGGGCGCCCTGTTGATGGCGCGCGGCGTTCCATACGACAGCGAGACGGGCCGCGCCGTCTGCGGCGCCATCACGGCCCTGATGACCGGCCAGGCGTATAAAACCAGCGCGCAGATCGCGGCCCACACTGGTCCGTTCGTCGGCTTCGAGGCGAACCGCGAGCCCTGCCTCCGAGTCATCAAAAAGCACGGTGACGCCGTCAACACCATCGACCCGAAGAAATGCTCCGAGGACCTCCTGGAGGCGGCCCGCGAAGTCTGGGCCGACGCCTATGCCCTCGCCTGCGAACACGGCGTCCGCAACGCGCAGGTGACCGTCCTCGCGCCTACCGGCACCATCGCGTTCTTCATGGACTGCGATACGACCGGCATCGAGCCGGACATCGCGCTGGTGAAATACAAGAAGCTCGTCGGCGGCGGGCTGCTGAAGATCGTCAATCAGACCGTTCCCGAGGCCCTGAAGCACCTGGGATATGACGGCGACACGGTGTCCGCCATCATCGACTACATCGACCAGAACGACACCATCGAAGGCGCGCCCGGCCTCAACGACGAGCACCTGCCGGTTTTCGATTGCGCCTTCAAGCCCGCCAACGGCTTGCGAAGTATCCACTATATGGGCCACGTCCGCATGATGGCGGCGGCGCAGCCGTTCATCAGCGGCGCCATCTCCAAGACCGTCAACATGCCCAACACAGCGACGGCGGAGGAGATCGCCCACACGTATATGGAAGCCTGGAAACTGGGGTTGAAATCCATCGCCATCTATCGCGACGGCTGCAAGCGCACCCAGCCCCTGAACACTTCGAGGGATGAGAATCGAGAATTGAGAATTGAGGGCGGATCTCAAGGCTCAAATCTCAATTCTCAAGTCTTGGTGGAGGCCCGTCCGCAGCGGCGCCGCCTGGCGGACGAGCGTATGAGCGTCACCCATAAGTTCAGCGTGGCCGGCCACGAGGGATACATCACTGTCGGCCTCTACGAAGACGGCCTTCCGGGAGAGGTGTTCATCACCATCAGCAAGGAAGGCAGCGTGGTGAGCGGCATGATGGACGCCTTCGCGACCGCCATCAGCCTCAATCTGCAATACGGCGTGCCGCTGGACGTTCTGGTGAAGAAATACAGCCACATGCGCTTCGAGCCCAGCGGCTTCACCGGCAACAAACAGATCCCGATCGCGAAGAGCATCGTGGACTATATCTTCCGCTGGATGGCGCTGAAATTCCTTCCCGACACGGAGCAGCCCCGCCTCCCGCTGGAGATGGAGCCCGCGAAACCGGCGGCTTCCGCGGCGAAGTCCAACGGCAACGGCGGGGGCACAGGCCTCACCAAGCCCGTGACCCTGGCGGACCAGGAGAATCTGGTGTACCAGACCCAGACCGACGCGCCGCCGTGCCCGGACTGCGGCAGCATCATGGTCAGAAGCGGCGCGTGCTACCGTTGCATCAACTGCGGGGGCACGAGCGGGTGCAGCTAGCGGACAGCGGCCAGGTTTCCTCCGGGCGACTGAAGTCACGGCAACACGAGCACAAAGTGCCCCTTCGGGCACTCGGCAGTCGGCGGAGGCCGACTTCGTGCAGTCGTAGCCGTGGCTTCAGCCGCCCGGACCGTGGAGGCACTCGTCGTGCGAGAACCGTACACTCAGCTCTACGTCCACCTCATGTGGGCTACATGGGATAGACTTCCGCTCCTCACGCCGGAACGCCAGAAGGCGGCGTTCGCGTGCATCCACGCCGAATGCACACAGATGCGCGCGGAAGTGCTCGCCGTAGGCGGTGTCGAAGACCACGTCCATCTTCTCGTTCGGGTGCCAGCCACGATAACCGTCGCGTCGCTGGTCCGGCAGGTTAAGGGTGCCTCGTCACACCTGCTCACCCATCAGATACCTGGCGCCGACGGGTTCAAATGGCAAGGAGCCTATGGAGCATTCACGGTCAGCCATCGCGACGTACCGATAGTCAAAGATTACGTCCGTGGACAGGCACAACACCACGGCGATGGATCGATACTGTCGTAGTTCGAGCCTCTGTGACGGCATCACGGCGACCATGATCCGAGTGCCCGAAGGGGCACTTTGTGCAGTCATTGCCGTGCCTTCAGTCGCAGGGCACTCGCGCCGCCTTGATTCGCCTTAGCGGTGGGCGATCCGCAGGGCGCCAGTGTCCGCCAGGACAGAGTCGGCTCCCGGCGCCGGGCCCGGCACGTAGCCCATAATCGCCTTGTCCGGAATCGGGCCGAAATCGCGGCTGTCCATCGAGCTGTTCACGTTGTCTCCAACCACGAAGACGCAGCGCGGCGGGACGCGCACCGCCACCAACCGACCTATGTCCGGCCGATCGCGGAGCATCTCGGCGATGCGTTGCGGCGGGCCGAGCGATTCGGGGAGCGACGCCGTTCCGTCCGATGATCTCACGATCTGAACGGTCTTACCGGCCGTGGCGTAAACGCGTTTGACGTAGAGATCGCTGCCGCGGCGGAAGACGACGATATCGTCCTTGCGCACGGTGTTCCAGCGGTAGTACTGGCGGTCCATCAGGACGAATTGGCCGTCCTGCAGCGCAGGCAGCATCGATTTGCCCTGAACCACCACCGGCTGAAAGAAGACGCTGAAAGCGACGAGCGCGACAAAGACGAATGTAAACACCGCCAGACGCGGAATGCGTGTGCGGTTGTGCCTCTCATGTATTTGCCAACTGGTTGTGTCCAAGGAGCGACCTCCCGGTTCGTATTCATCTTCATGCAGTCGTAGTTTTGTATTAGACGTATACCGCATACCGGGTGTTACTAACTAAAAATCCGGGAGGCGATGAGCGGACAAGCGTGGAAAATTATGATTTCTGCGTCGATTATGGCTCGATCGAGGCGAAAGCCGTGGGCAGGAGGCGGTGCGGCAGCGCGGCGATCGCTTCCCGGGTGGACACAACCTTGCCGACGATGGAATCGACCGCGACCGGCCCGAATTGACGGCTGTCCACCGAACAAGTGCGGTTGTCGCCAACCACAAATACCCTGTCGCGCGGCACAACGATCCGTGAAATGTGGACCATGTAGGGCTTAAGCTTCGCGAACCGCAGGATTCGATTTGCCGGGAAGGCATCGTCACCGAGGAAACCGGTGGCGCCATTGGCGAAGTTCAGCACGCGGATGGCATCGCCCGGCAGCGCATAGACGCGCTTGATGAACAACTCCCGGCCGTGGTGGAAGACCACGACGTCACCGCGCTTGAGGCTCGTCACCCCAGTGGACCGCCGGTCCATCAAGGCGACCTGGCCGTCGTGCAAAGCCGGCTGCATGGATGCGCCGGAAACCACTACCGGCCGGAACATCGAGCCCATCAGGGCGAGGGCCAGAACTATAACATAAGTGCAAATCCGGAAACTGCTTTTCCACATCATCCCCTCTTTACCTCCGACCGGCATTACGGGCGGGAGGGGGCGAAGGTTTCGGTCTCAGGCGCCCAGATAGGCGGCTTTCACCTCGGGGCTGGCGGCAATTTCGGGGGCAGGGCCGTGAAGGATGATGCGGCCGGTCTCCATCACGTAGGCGCGGTGAGCGATGTGGAGCGCCTGGTTGGCGTTCTGTTCCACGAGGAGAATGCTGACGCCGTTCGCGTTGATCTCGGTGATGATGTGGAAGATATCGCGAACGAGGAACGGCGCGAGGCCGAGCGAGGGCTCGTCGAGGAGAAGGAGTTTCGGCCGGGCCATCACGGCGCGGGCGATGGCCAGCATCTGCTGCTCGCCGCCGCTGAGCGTGCCGCCTGACTGGTGGAGCCGCTCGCGGAGGCGCGGGAAGAGGTCGAGCATGCGGTCGCGATCCTGCGCGACAGCCTGGTGATCGCGGCGGGCGTAAGCTCCCAGGGAGATGTTTTCCGCCACGGTCATCTCGGAGAAGATGCGGCGGCCTTCCGGGGCGTGCGCGATGCCGGCGGCGACGATCCGTTCCGCAGGCATTCGGTTCAGCGATTTGCCGGCGAAGGTAATCGTCCCGGACGCCGGGCGCTCCAGCCCGGAGACAGCCCGCAGGGTGGTCGTTTTCCCGGCGCCGTTGGCGCCGATCAGGGTGACGATTTCGCCCTCTTCCACGTTCAGTGAGACGTCCTGAAGGGCGCGGATGCCGCCGTAGAAGACGCTGATATTGTCCACTTGCAGCATCATTCGCCGTCTTCTCCCAGGTAGGCGGCGACGACTTTGGGATCGCTTCGGATGGCCTCCGGCTTTCCGTGGGCGATGACCTCGCCGTAATCCAGAACGTAGATGCGCTCGCAGATACCCATCACCAGCCGCATATCGTGTTCGATGAGGAGAATCGTGACGCCGAATTCGCCGATGACGTATCGGATGAAATGCATCAGGTCATCGGTTTCGGAGGGGTTGAGGCCGGCGGCGGGCTCGTCGAGCAGGAGCAGTTTCGGCTCCGTGGCGAGGGCGCGGGCGATCTCGAGGCGGCGCTGCTTGCCGTAGGGCAGGTTGCGGGCCTTCTCGTTCTCCCAAGGGTCGAGTTTCAGCACATACAGCAGATGCCGGGCGCGTTCCGTGAGCACCGTGTCGCGGGCGGCAACCGCCGGCGTGTGCAGCATCGCGCCGGCCATGCCCACCGGGTGATGGAGCGCGGCGGCGATACGCACGTTGTCCAGAGCGGTCAATTCGGGGAAGAGGCGGATGTTCTGAAACGTGCGGGCGATACCCAGCGCGGCGATCTCGCTGGGCTTGCGGCCGACAAGCGAGGTCTTTCCCAACCGAATGTCACCCGAGGTAGGGCGATAGACGCCGGTGATGAGGTTGAAGACGGTCGTCTTCCCCGCTCCGTTGGGCCCGATCATGCCCACGAGTTCGCGCGGCTGGATAGCCACGTCGAGGTCCTTGACCGCCGTGAGGCCGCCGAATTGCTTTGTGCAGTTGTCGATTTCGAAAAACATGGGCGGTGCGGGTCAGGCGTCGGGAGCCGGCGGGCGGCGGCGGAGCCTCGACAACGTGAGTTCGCGCGTGCCGAAGATGCCCTGCGGCCGGACGAGCATCAGGATGATGAGCGCCAGCGAATAGACGATCATCCGATAGTCCTGCATGAAGCGGAGAAACTCCGGGAGGAGCGTGATCAGGAAGGCGGTCAGCACGGCGCCGGTGATGCTTCCAAGGCCCCCGAGCACGACCATCAGCACGAGTTCGATGGATTTCAGGAAGCCGATGCCCTCCGCGGAAGGGACGGCGTAACGCGCATAAACGCCGGCGAGCACCCCTGCGAAACCGGCGAACATCGCGGACACGGCGAAAGCCATCACCTTTGTCTTGTAGGTGTTGATTCCGACGGCTTCGGCGGCGACCTCGTCCTCACGCACCGCCAGGAAGGCGCGACCGGGACCGCTGAGCACGAGGTTGCGAGAGACCACAACGGAGGCCATGGAGAAGGCGCATACCCAGAAGAACATCGCGGGCTTGGGAGGGATGATCTCTGTATGGGTCAACTGGAGGCCCAACGCAGCGCCCAGGGCGTCGATGTTGCGGATGATCACGCGGAGAATCTCGCCGAAACCGAGCGTCACGATGGCCAGATAGTCGCCGCGCAGGCGCAGGGAAGGCAGGCCAACCATCAGGCCGCCGATGGCGGCAAAGAGACCGCCGAGCGCCAGGAGCGCCAACAGGACCACCACCTGGCGGACGCCGGGAGGGCCGGCCAGGTGCGCGTAGAGCCAGGGGCCGCCATGGTCTGAGAAATAGATTCCCGTGTACATCCCGATCGCCAGGAATCCGGCGTGGCCGAGGCTGAACTGCCCGGTGAACCCATTGACCATGTTCAGGCTGGTCGCGAGGATGACGTTGATGCCGATGAGGATACCCAGGTGGTAGTACGTCTCGTCGAACGGCACCGGGCTCTGCGTGGTTTGCAGGTACGCGATGGCTGCCGCGACCGCCAGGAACACAGCTCCGATGATGACGGCGGGAGTGAGGCGCATCGGGCTAGACCTTTTCCACCATGCCGCGTCCCAGGAGGCCGGACGGGCGGAAGATGAGGATCGCGATCAGGAGCCCGAACGCGATGGCATCCCGATAGGACGACGCGCCGTATCCCGAGATGAGCTCCTCGGCCAATCCGAGGATGATGCCGCCCATCAGCGCGCCCGGCAGGCTGCCGATCCCGCCGATCACCGCGGCGACGAACGCCTTGAGGCCGAGCATCAGGCCCATGGTCGGTGTGATTTTTGGGTTCACTGACACGTACAGGATGGCGGCCGCGGCGGCCAGAGCGGAGCCCAGGGCGAAGGTGAAGGCGATGATCCGGTCTACGGAGATGCCCATGAGCGCGGCGGCGTCCTTGTCCTGTGAGACGGCCCGCATGGCGCGGCCCACGCGCGTTCGCTTCACGATGAACTCCAGTGCGAGGGCCAGGAGGAGCGCGGTACCGACGACTATGTAGGGGCGCAGCGCGGCGTTGGGGATCAGATCGGGAAAGGACCGCGGGTTGGCCGTCCAGAGCTTCTGGGCGCCGTTTTCAAGGAAAAGCGAGATGCCGATCGCCGTGATGAGGGCGGTCAAACGGGGCGCCGTTCTCAGGGGCCGATAAGCAAGCCGCTCGATCAGGAGTCCGAGGATGACGCAGGCGGCGACGGCCGCGAGGACGATGACCGCGATCTTCAGGGGGCTGGGATCGGCATCCGCTCCGACGGCCAGTCCCGCGAAAAGCCCCGCATAGGCGCCGACCATGAAGACGTCGCCGTGGGCGAAGTTGATCAGCTTCAATACGCCATAGACCATCGTGTAGCCCAGCGCGATGAGCGCGTAAAGGCTTCCGATCATCACGCCGTCTATCAGATGGCTGGGAAGGTTTTGCATTTCGATGGGAGTCGGGATATGGCGGGGGACCTAACCCCCCGGCTCCCTTCCCTCATTCGCTCGCTGCGCTCGCAGGGAAGGGGGGCTCGAGGGCGTACGAAGCCGTTAGGCCCCAACCCGTAACCTCTCTTCTATGGCTTGACTGTCGTGACGTAGACGAACTTGTCTCCCTTGATCTGGAGGACGACGGCGGGCTTCACCGCGTTGTGGTTGCCGTCCATGCTGATCTTGCCCGTGACTCCCGGGAAATCCTTGACGGCGGCCAGAGCGGCGATGACCTTGGAGGACTCGGTGGTGCCGGCGGTCTTCACGGCTGCGGCGTAGATGTTCATCGCGTCATAGCCCAGGGCGGCGAGGGCGTTCGGGCCTACCTTGTACTTCGCCTTGAAATCCGATACGAACTTTGTGATCACGGGGCCACCCTGCGCCTCGGAGTAGTGGTTGCTGAAATAGCAGCCTTCCAGGGCGGTTCCGGCGTTGGTGATGAGGTTGGACGAGTCCCAGCCGTCGCCACCGGCGAGGGGAACGGTGATGCCGGCCTCGCGCGCCTGCTTGGCGATCAGGCTCACTTCGGAGTAGTAGCCGGGCACGTAAATGATGTCCGGCTTTGTGCCGGCGATATCGGTGAGCTGCGCGCGGAAATTGTCGTCGCCTTCCGAGTACGCCTGGTCCACGGTAACGGTCCCGCCGAGGCGCTTGAACTCCTGCACGAAATAGTCCGCCAGGCCGACGCTGTAGGCATTGCTCTTATCGCGCAGGATGGCGGCCTTTTTTGCCTTGAGGTTGTTGGTGGCGAAACGGGCCATCACGGTGCCCTGGAAAGGGTCGATGAAGCAGACGCGGAAGATGTAATCCGCCGCTTTGCCGTTGCGCAGGGTGACCTCCGGGTTGGTGGAGGACGGCGTGATCATCGGGACCTTGTTGTCCTCACAGATGGGCGCGGCGCGCAGGCTGAGGCTGCTGGCCACCTCGCCGAGAACGAGATCGACCTTGTCCGAGGTCACAAATCGCGTGACGATGGTGGCAACCTGGTCGGCATTGCCCTGATCGTCCTGCGCGATGACGCGGACCTTCTTGCCGAGGATGCCGCCGGATTCGTTGAGCTGGTCGGCGGCGAGCTGGACCCCGCGGTCGGTGGTGATCCCGAAGTCCGCCTTGCTTCCGGTGAGGGAACCGTATTCGCCAACCAGAACATCGCCGCGCTGCGACGCGGAGCCCGACGGGCCGGCGTTCTTGTTGCAGCCGGCCAGGAGCGCCAGCGCCAGCGCGCCGAACCCCACGTAGAATATGTTCC
The DNA window shown above is from Armatimonadota bacterium and carries:
- a CDS encoding vitamin B12-dependent ribonucleotide reductase, whose product is MLLGAPPARKPRARKPAARRGITVRRFFTEPDTHPFDELEWEVRSAAITDETGQVIFEQKDVEMPMGWSQLATNVVVSKYFKGPIGTPERERSLKQLIRRVAGTITRWGTEQNYFAQVDDAEAFETELTHLLVNQYAAFNSPVWFNVGVEEHPQCSACFIQSVKDDMGSIMDLAKNEVMLFKYGSGTGSNLSSLRSSKEHLVGGGTASGPVSFMRGYDSFAGVIKSGGKTRRAAKMVILNVDHPDIEEFIKCKAEEEKKAWALIDAGYDGGFNVPGGAYDSVQFQNANNSVRASDEFMRAVETDGPWTTHYVTNGEPNGTFRARELMGKIADAAWICGDPGIQFDTVINDWHTCPNTDRIHASNPCSEYMFLNDSACNLASLNLMKFRDDDGLFDVEAFCHAVSILILAQEIIVDEASYPTPAIGKNSSDYRPLGLGYANLGALLMARGVPYDSETGRAVCGAITALMTGQAYKTSAQIAAHTGPFVGFEANREPCLRVIKKHGDAVNTIDPKKCSEDLLEAAREVWADAYALACEHGVRNAQVTVLAPTGTIAFFMDCDTTGIEPDIALVKYKKLVGGGLLKIVNQTVPEALKHLGYDGDTVSAIIDYIDQNDTIEGAPGLNDEHLPVFDCAFKPANGLRSIHYMGHVRMMAAAQPFISGAISKTVNMPNTATAEEIAHTYMEAWKLGLKSIAIYRDGCKRTQPLNTSRDENRELRIEGGSQGSNLNSQVLVEARPQRRRLADERMSVTHKFSVAGHEGYITVGLYEDGLPGEVFITISKEGSVVSGMMDAFATAISLNLQYGVPLDVLVKKYSHMRFEPSGFTGNKQIPIAKSIVDYIFRWMALKFLPDTEQPRLPLEMEPAKPAASAAKSNGNGGGTGLTKPVTLADQENLVYQTQTDAPPCPDCGSIMVRSGACYRCINCGGTSGCS
- the tnpA gene encoding IS200/IS605 family transposase; its protein translation is MREPYTQLYVHLMWATWDRLPLLTPERQKAAFACIHAECTQMRAEVLAVGGVEDHVHLLVRVPATITVASLVRQVKGASSHLLTHQIPGADGFKWQGAYGAFTVSHRDVPIVKDYVRGQAQHHGDGSILS
- the lepB gene encoding signal peptidase I, which codes for MDTTSWQIHERHNRTRIPRLAVFTFVFVALVAFSVFFQPVVVQGKSMLPALQDGQFVLMDRQYYRWNTVRKDDIVVFRRGSDLYVKRVYATAGKTVQIVRSSDGTASLPESLGPPQRIAEMLRDRPDIGRLVAVRVPPRCVFVVGDNVNSSMDSRDFGPIPDKAIMGYVPGPAPGADSVLADTGALRIAHR
- the lepB gene encoding signal peptidase I, with amino-acid sequence MMWKSSFRICTYVIVLALALMGSMFRPVVVSGASMQPALHDGQVALMDRRSTGVTSLKRGDVVVFHHGRELFIKRVYALPGDAIRVLNFANGATGFLGDDAFPANRILRFAKLKPYMVHISRIVVPRDRVFVVGDNRTCSVDSRQFGPVAVDSIVGKVVSTREAIAALPHRLLPTAFASIEP
- a CDS encoding ABC transporter ATP-binding protein translates to MLQVDNISVFYGGIRALQDVSLNVEEGEIVTLIGANGAGKTTTLRAVSGLERPASGTITFAGKSLNRMPAERIVAAGIAHAPEGRRIFSEMTVAENISLGAYARRDHQAVAQDRDRMLDLFPRLRERLHQSGGTLSGGEQQMLAIARAVMARPKLLLLDEPSLGLAPFLVRDIFHIITEINANGVSILLVEQNANQALHIAHRAYVMETGRIILHGPAPEIAASPEVKAAYLGA
- a CDS encoding ABC transporter ATP-binding protein, translated to MFFEIDNCTKQFGGLTAVKDLDVAIQPRELVGMIGPNGAGKTTVFNLITGVYRPTSGDIRLGKTSLVGRKPSEIAALGIARTFQNIRLFPELTALDNVRIAAALHHPVGMAGAMLHTPAVAARDTVLTERARHLLYVLKLDPWENEKARNLPYGKQRRLEIARALATEPKLLLLDEPAAGLNPSETDDLMHFIRYVIGEFGVTILLIEHDMRLVMGICERIYVLDYGEVIAHGKPEAIRSDPKVVAAYLGEDGE
- a CDS encoding branched-chain amino acid ABC transporter permease yields the protein MRLTPAVIIGAVFLAVAAAIAYLQTTQSPVPFDETYYHLGILIGINVILATSLNMVNGFTGQFSLGHAGFLAIGMYTGIYFSDHGGPWLYAHLAGPPGVRQVVVLLALLALGGLFAAIGGLMVGLPSLRLRGDYLAIVTLGFGEILRVIIRNIDALGAALGLQLTHTEIIPPKPAMFFWVCAFSMASVVVSRNLVLSGPGRAFLAVREDEVAAEAVGINTYKTKVMAFAVSAMFAGFAGVLAGVYARYAVPSAEGIGFLKSIELVLMVVLGGLGSITGAVLTAFLITLLPEFLRFMQDYRMIVYSLALIILMLVRPQGIFGTRELTLSRLRRRPPAPDA
- a CDS encoding branched-chain amino acid ABC transporter permease produces the protein MQNLPSHLIDGVMIGSLYALIALGYTMVYGVLKLINFAHGDVFMVGAYAGLFAGLAVGADADPSPLKIAVIVLAAVAACVILGLLIERLAYRPLRTAPRLTALITAIGISLFLENGAQKLWTANPRSFPDLIPNAALRPYIVVGTALLLALALEFIVKRTRVGRAMRAVSQDKDAAALMGISVDRIIAFTFALGSALAAAAAILYVSVNPKITPTMGLMLGLKAFVAAVIGGIGSLPGALMGGIILGLAEELISGYGASSYRDAIAFGLLIAILIFRPSGLLGRGMVEKV
- a CDS encoding ABC transporter substrate-binding protein, encoding MTLNARNIFYVGFGALALALLAGCNKNAGPSGSASQRGDVLVGEYGSLTGSKADFGITTDRGVQLAADQLNESGGILGKKVRVIAQDDQGNADQVATIVTRFVTSDKVDLVLGEVASSLSLRAAPICEDNKVPMITPSSTNPEVTLRNGKAADYIFRVCFIDPFQGTVMARFATNNLKAKKAAILRDKSNAYSVGLADYFVQEFKRLGGTVTVDQAYSEGDDNFRAQLTDIAGTKPDIIYVPGYYSEVSLIAKQAREAGITVPLAGGDGWDSSNLITNAGTALEGCYFSNHYSEAQGGPVITKFVSDFKAKYKVGPNALAALGYDAMNIYAAAVKTAGTTESSKVIAALAAVKDFPGVTGKISMDGNHNAVKPAVVLQIKGDKFVYVTTVKP